The genomic stretch GCGCCGATGAAAGACATCATCGGTCGCGACATCAAGAAGGTCCCCACACTGCGCGGCAAGTCGATCGTCTGTCTTTTTTACGAGGCGTCGACGCGGACCCGCACCTCTTTTGAACTGGCCGGCAAGTTCATGAGTGCCGACACGGTGAACATCGCCGCCGCCAGCTCCTCTGTCGTCAAAGGGGAGTCGCTCATCGATACGGGCAAGACCTTGGATGCGATGGGCACTGATATCATTGTGATTCGACATGCCGCTTCCGGGGCGCCCCACCTGCTGGCCAAGCATGTGAAGGCCCGCGTCGTCAACGCCGGCGACGGCGCTCATGAGCACCCCACCCAAGGTCTGCTCGACCTGTACACCATCAAGGAACGCAAAGGCCGCCTGGAAGGCTTGACGGTGACCATCCTGGGCGACGTCCTCCACTCGCGGGTGGCCCGTTCGAACATCTGGGGACTGCGGACGATGGGCGCCGAGGTCCGCCTTTGCGGACCTTCGACCCTGCTGCCGCCGGAACTGGCGATCACCGGGGTGAAGGTCTTCACCCGCATCGAGGAGGCCCTCGAAGGCGCCGATGTGGTCAACGTGTTGCGGTTGCAACTGGAGCGGCAGAAGAAAGGACTCTTCCCGACGATCCGCGAGTATGCCCGCCAGTTCGGCCTCAACCAGGAGCGGCTCAAGCGCTGCAAGAGCGATGTGCTCGTTCTCCATCCGGGGCCGATGAACCGGGGCGTCGAGATCGCCGACGATGTGGCCGATGCCGATTTCGCGGCCATTGAGGAGCAGGTGACCAACGGGGTGGCTGTGCGCATGGCCATACTCTACCTGATGATGGGAGGAAGCGGCAGTGGCGCTGTACATTAAAGGCGGGCGGGTCATCGACCCGGCCAACGGCATCAACAAGATCGCTGATGTTAAAATCGAAAAGGGCATCATCGCCGGCATCGACGATTATTCCGGTGCGATCACCGAAGCGGATGAGGTCATGGAAGCGGCAGGCAAACTGGTCGTTCCCGGCCTGATCGATATCCACTGCCACCTGAGAGAGCCGGGCCTGGAGGCGAAAGAGACCATCGCCACCGGCACCCGGGCGGCGGCCCGCGGCGGTTTTACCGCTCTCTGCGCCATGCCGAACACGAAACCGGTCTGCGATTCCCAGACGGGCGTCGAGTTTGTCATCAACCGCGCCAAGGCGGCTGGCCTCGTCCGCGTCTACCCCGTCGGCGCCATCACCAAGGGCTCGGAAGGACAGGAGCTGGCCGAGATGGCTGACATGGCCGCCTGCGGCGCCGTGGCTTTCTCCGATGACGGCAAACCGGTGCCCCGCTCCGACATCATGCGGCTGGGGCTGCAATATGCCCAGATGGTCGGCAAGGTGATCATCAGCCATTGCGAAGACCCCGAACTGGCCAAAGACGGCGTCATGCACGAAGGCTACTGGTCGACGGTGCTCGGCTTGCGCGGCATTCCGGCGGCGTCCGAGGCGATCATGGTCGCCCGCGACATCCTCCTGGCAGAGAGCGTCGGCGCTAAGCTGCACATCGCCCATGTCTCGACGGCCCGCTCGGTCGAACTCATCCGCCAAGCCCAATGGCGCGGCGTCAACGTGACCGGCGAGGTCTGTCCCCATCACCTGGCCCTCACTGACGCCGACGTGGAAGGCTTCAACACAGCGACGAAGGTCAACCCACCCTTGCGGACCGACCAGGACCGCGAGGCCCTTCGCTCGGCCTTGAACGACGGCACCCTGACCATCTTGGCGACAGACCACGCGCCCCATACAGCCGAAGAAAAGGCCTGTGAATACAACTACGCCCCCTTCGGCATCTCAGGCCTGGAGACGGCCTGGCCGCTCTTTTGGCGTGAACTGGTTGAATCGGGCGTGATGACCCTGCCGTCCTTCGTCGCCGCCATGACGGTGGCCCCGGCCAAGCGCCTCGGCCTGCCTGGCGGCACCCTCTCGACGGGCGTGGCGGCCGATGTGACCATCATCGACCCCGAATACACCGAAACGGTTACCCTGGAGAACTGGCAGTCGAAAGGCAAGAACACACCCTTTGTCGGCCAGACACTGCGCTCCTGGCCGGTGGCGACGATCGTCGGCGGGCGCGTGGTCATGCGGGATCGCCAGGTGATCGGTTAAACCTGTCAAGATACAGACTGAGAGATTAGAGGCTCTCTTAGACTACACTTCTTAAGGCCGGCCAACCGGCCTTACGCTAGCGCGGCGGCAGTACAGGAGGTTTATATGGAAAAGGGTTATCTCATCCTGGAAGACGGCTCTGTCTGGGAAGGGCAGGCCTTTGGCGCAAGGGGGCAGCGACCTGGCGAGGTCGTATTCAATACAGGTATGACCGGTTATCAGGAATTGCTCACCGATCCCTCCTATTGCGGGCAGATCGTCGTCATGACCTATCCGCTGATCGGCAACTACGGCATCAACGAAGAGGATTTTGAATCGCGCCAGCCCTTTTTGCGCGGCTTCATCGTCCGCGAATGGGCGGAGATCCCTTCCAACTGGCGCAGCCGAGACACCATCAACGGCTACCTGAAACAAGCCGGCGTCATCGGCCTCGCCGGTGTGGACACGCGCGCCCTCACCCGTCGCCTGCGCAGCCACGGCACGATGCGCGGCATCATCGCCACTGGCGATGTCGACAGGGTAGCCCTGGTCCAGCAGGCCCAGCAGGCGCCGCACATCTCCGGCCAGCCTCTCGTCGACGAGGTGACCGTGAAGGAACGCAGCGTCATGGAGAACGACGGCTTCCATGTGGCCCTCCTCGACTACGGCGCTAAGGACAACATCGCCCGGTCGCTGCACCTGCGCGGCTGCAAGGTGACGATCCTGCCGGCGCGGACGACGGCTGCTGAGGTGCTCGCCCTCAATCCCGACGGGATCATGCTCTCCAACGGGCCGGGAGACCCTCGGGACGTGCCCTACGCCGTCGAGGCGGTCAAGGCGCTGCTCGGCAAAAAGCCGGTATTTGGCATCTGCCTGGGCCATCAGATCATCGGCCTGGCCGTGGGCGCGAAAGCCTACAAGCTGCCCTTCGGCCACCGCGGCTCCAACCACCCCGTCAAGGACCTGGCGACAGGCCGCGTCTACATCACCAGCCAAAACCACGGCTTTGTCATCGACGGCGACAGCGTCCCCGCCGGTGTGATCGTCTCCCATATCAACATGAACGACGGCTCTGTCGAGGGCCTCGCTTTTACCGATATGCCCGCCTTCTCCGTCCAGTACCACCCCGAGGCATGCCCCGGTCCGGACGATTCGGGCTACCTCTTTGACCGGTTCATCGATCTCATGAAGCAAACGGAAGGGAGGGCCTAAGCATGCCGAAGGATCCTACACTGCGCCGGGTCATGGTCATCGGTTCCGGCCCCATCGTCATCGGCCAGGCGGCCGAGTTCGATTACGCCGGCACCCAGGCGTGTGGCGCCCTCAGAGAAGAAGGCCTGGAAGTCATCCTGGTCAACTCCAACCCGGCCACGATCATGACCGACGCCAACATCGCCGACCGAGTCTACATTGAGCCCCTCACCCCCGAATTCGTCACCCGCATCCTCCGCAAAGAGCGCCCCGACGGCCTGCTGCCGACCCTCGGCGGTCAGGTGGGCCTTAACATCGCCCGCTCCCTCGCCAAGAGCGGCGTCCTCGACGAACTGGGCGTCCGGCTCCTCGGCACGCCCCTGGCGGCCATCGAAAAGGCCGAGGACCGGGAACTGTTCAAGGCCATGATGGAGCAGATCGGTGAGCCGGTGCCTGAGTCGACCATCGTCGAATCGGTCGAGGCCGCCCTGGCCTTCGGCGAAAAGGTCGGCTTCCCGCTGATCATCCGCCCCGCCTACACATTAGGCGGCACCGGCGGCGGCATCGCCACCGACATGGAATCCCTGAAGACCTACGCCATCAAGGGCCTCAAGCACTCGGCCATCCACCAGATCCTCGTCGAGCGCAGCGTCGCCGGCTGGAAGGAGATCGAGTACGAGGTTATCCGTGACGGCGCCGACAACTGCATCACCGTCTGCAACATGGAGAACATCGACCCGGTCGGTGTTCACACAGGCGACTCCATCGTCGTGGCCCCCTCGCAGACACTCTCCGACAAGGAGTACCAGATGCTGCGGACGGCGTCGCTGAAGATCATCCGCGCTTTGGGCATCGAAGGCGGCTGCAACGTCCAGTATGCCTTGAACCCCAAGTCGTTTGAGTACATCGTCATCGAGGTCAATCCCCGCGTCAGCCGCTCATCGGCGCTGGCTTCCAAGGCGACGGGCTACCCTATCGCCAAGGTGGCCGCCAAGATCGCCATCGGCAAGACCCTCGACGAGATCAAAAACGCCGTCACCGGCAAGACCTACGCCTGCTTCGAGCCGGCCCTCGACTACTGTGTCCTCAAGATCCCCCGCTGGCCCTTCGACAAGTTCGCCGACGCCAAGCGCACTCTGGGCACCCAGATGAAGGCCACCGGCGAGGTCATGGCCATCGACCGCGCCTTCGAACCGGCCCTGATGAAGGCCATCCGCTCCATGGAGATGGGCGTCGTCGGCCTCTGGCACAAGGACATCGCCGATTGGAACGATGTCAGCCTGGAAAGAGGGCTCGTCGAAGCCGACGACCGCCGGCTCTTCGTCGTCGCTGAGGCGATGCGCCGCGGCTGGTCTCTAGAGCGGCTCCAGGACCTCACCAAAATCGATATGTTTTTCCTCGTCAAGATCGCCAACCTCGTCCGTATGGAACAGGAATTGGCCCGCTATGCCGGCCAGGGCCTTAACAAGCTCCCCGCCGATCTGCTGAAAAAGGCGAAACGGATGGGCTTCGCCGACGCCGACCTCTCCCGCATCACCGGCATCGCCGAGATGGACCTGCGCGCTTACCGCTTCGACACCGGCATCAGGCCTGTCTATAAAATGGTCGACACCTGCGCCGCCGAGTTTGAGGCTGAAACGCCCTACTTCTATTCCACCTATGATCAGGAAGACGAGGCGGTGCCAACGCCGCGGCGCAAGATCGCCGTCATCGGCTCCGGCCCGATCCGCATCGGCCAGGGCATCGAGTTCGACTACTGCTCTGTCCACTCTGTTTGGGCGATCCGCGATGCCGATTACGAGTCGGTGATCATCAACAACAACCCCGAGACGGTCTCCACCGACTTCGACACAGCCGATCGGCTCTACTTTGAACCGCTCCTGTCGGAAGACGTGGTCCACGTGCTGGCGAAGGAAAAGCCCCAGGGCGTCATCGTTCAGTTCGGCGGTCAGACAGCCATCAACCTGGCCGGTCCCCTGCAAAAGGCCGGATTTAACATCTTGGGCACCTCGGTCGACGACATCGACCGGGCCGAGGACCGGGACCGTTTCGATCAGGTGTTGACCGAACTAGGCATCACCAAGCCGCCCGGCCGTACAGCTACCTCTGTCGAGGGCGCTCTCGAAGTAGCCCGCGAGATCGGCTACCCTGTTCTCGTCCGCCCCTCTTATGTCCTCGGCGGCCGGGCCATGGAGATCGTCTACAACGACGAAGATTTGGAATCGTACATGGCCAACGCCGTCAAGGTCAACCCCGAACACCCGGTTCTCGTCGACAAGTACCTCATCGGCACCGAGATCGAGGTCGACGCCATCGCCGACGGCGAGCAGGTGCTCATCCCGGGCATCATGGAGCATGTGGAGCGCGCCGGCGTCCACTCGGGCGACTCGACAGCCGTCTTCCCGGCCCAGGGCTTGACGAAAGAACAGACGGACAGGATCATCGACTACACGACCCGCCTGGCCCTGCACCTCAACATCCGCGGCGTCGTCAACATTCAGTATGTCATGCACGAGGGGCAGATCTACGTCATCGAGGTCAACCCACGCTCCAGCCGCACCGTGCCCTACCTCTCCAAGGTGACAGGCATCCCCATCATCAAGATCGCCACCCGCATCATCCTCGGCGAGTCGCTGGCCGATCAGGGCTATCAAGGCGGACTCGCCCCGGCCCCGGCCTACACGGCTGTCAAGGCGCCTGTCTTCTCCTTCGGCAAGCTCCTCGACGTGGAGACCTCCCTCGGCCCGGAGATGAAATCGACGGGCGAGGTCATGGGCGTCGATGCCGACTTCCATAAAGCCTTCTACAAGGCCCTCGTGGCGGCGGGGATGGACATCCCGACGAAAGGGACCATCCTGGCCACCATCGCCGACAAGGACAAGG from Heliomicrobium modesticaldum Ice1 encodes the following:
- a CDS encoding dihydroorotase, with amino-acid sequence MALYIKGGRVIDPANGINKIADVKIEKGIIAGIDDYSGAITEADEVMEAAGKLVVPGLIDIHCHLREPGLEAKETIATGTRAAARGGFTALCAMPNTKPVCDSQTGVEFVINRAKAAGLVRVYPVGAITKGSEGQELAEMADMAACGAVAFSDDGKPVPRSDIMRLGLQYAQMVGKVIISHCEDPELAKDGVMHEGYWSTVLGLRGIPAASEAIMVARDILLAESVGAKLHIAHVSTARSVELIRQAQWRGVNVTGEVCPHHLALTDADVEGFNTATKVNPPLRTDQDREALRSALNDGTLTILATDHAPHTAEEKACEYNYAPFGISGLETAWPLFWRELVESGVMTLPSFVAAMTVAPAKRLGLPGGTLSTGVAADVTIIDPEYTETVTLENWQSKGKNTPFVGQTLRSWPVATIVGGRVVMRDRQVIG
- a CDS encoding aspartate carbamoyltransferase catalytic subunit produces the protein MAWQHKDLLGLRGLAKQEIELILDTAAPMKDIIGRDIKKVPTLRGKSIVCLFYEASTRTRTSFELAGKFMSADTVNIAAASSSVVKGESLIDTGKTLDAMGTDIIVIRHAASGAPHLLAKHVKARVVNAGDGAHEHPTQGLLDLYTIKERKGRLEGLTVTILGDVLHSRVARSNIWGLRTMGAEVRLCGPSTLLPPELAITGVKVFTRIEEALEGADVVNVLRLQLERQKKGLFPTIREYARQFGLNQERLKRCKSDVLVLHPGPMNRGVEIADDVADADFAAIEEQVTNGVAVRMAILYLMMGGSGSGAVH
- the carB gene encoding carbamoyl-phosphate synthase large subunit, with amino-acid sequence MPKDPTLRRVMVIGSGPIVIGQAAEFDYAGTQACGALREEGLEVILVNSNPATIMTDANIADRVYIEPLTPEFVTRILRKERPDGLLPTLGGQVGLNIARSLAKSGVLDELGVRLLGTPLAAIEKAEDRELFKAMMEQIGEPVPESTIVESVEAALAFGEKVGFPLIIRPAYTLGGTGGGIATDMESLKTYAIKGLKHSAIHQILVERSVAGWKEIEYEVIRDGADNCITVCNMENIDPVGVHTGDSIVVAPSQTLSDKEYQMLRTASLKIIRALGIEGGCNVQYALNPKSFEYIVIEVNPRVSRSSALASKATGYPIAKVAAKIAIGKTLDEIKNAVTGKTYACFEPALDYCVLKIPRWPFDKFADAKRTLGTQMKATGEVMAIDRAFEPALMKAIRSMEMGVVGLWHKDIADWNDVSLERGLVEADDRRLFVVAEAMRRGWSLERLQDLTKIDMFFLVKIANLVRMEQELARYAGQGLNKLPADLLKKAKRMGFADADLSRITGIAEMDLRAYRFDTGIRPVYKMVDTCAAEFEAETPYFYSTYDQEDEAVPTPRRKIAVIGSGPIRIGQGIEFDYCSVHSVWAIRDADYESVIINNNPETVSTDFDTADRLYFEPLLSEDVVHVLAKEKPQGVIVQFGGQTAINLAGPLQKAGFNILGTSVDDIDRAEDRDRFDQVLTELGITKPPGRTATSVEGALEVAREIGYPVLVRPSYVLGGRAMEIVYNDEDLESYMANAVKVNPEHPVLVDKYLIGTEIEVDAIADGEQVLIPGIMEHVERAGVHSGDSTAVFPAQGLTKEQTDRIIDYTTRLALHLNIRGVVNIQYVMHEGQIYVIEVNPRSSRTVPYLSKVTGIPIIKIATRIILGESLADQGYQGGLAPAPAYTAVKAPVFSFGKLLDVETSLGPEMKSTGEVMGVDADFHKAFYKALVAAGMDIPTKGTILATIADKDKEEAIPLLKEFSNLGYNLVATSGTADALQAAGVSVQQVNKIGEGSPHLIDLVREDKVQLIINTLTKGKQPERDGFRIRRAAVEHSIPCLTSLDTARVILQTLRTIHGGGDFDMVPLQEYLA
- the carA gene encoding glutamine-hydrolyzing carbamoyl-phosphate synthase small subunit, whose product is MEKGYLILEDGSVWEGQAFGARGQRPGEVVFNTGMTGYQELLTDPSYCGQIVVMTYPLIGNYGINEEDFESRQPFLRGFIVREWAEIPSNWRSRDTINGYLKQAGVIGLAGVDTRALTRRLRSHGTMRGIIATGDVDRVALVQQAQQAPHISGQPLVDEVTVKERSVMENDGFHVALLDYGAKDNIARSLHLRGCKVTILPARTTAAEVLALNPDGIMLSNGPGDPRDVPYAVEAVKALLGKKPVFGICLGHQIIGLAVGAKAYKLPFGHRGSNHPVKDLATGRVYITSQNHGFVIDGDSVPAGVIVSHINMNDGSVEGLAFTDMPAFSVQYHPEACPGPDDSGYLFDRFIDLMKQTEGRA